The Helianthus annuus cultivar XRQ/B chromosome 16, HanXRQr2.0-SUNRISE, whole genome shotgun sequence genome includes a window with the following:
- the LOC110916242 gene encoding ferredoxin--NADP reductase, root-type isozyme, chloroplastic-like, with the protein MHTQNVNPGCTYPLTSLKSSSIISPIIYYIRLLLDSVTIMAAAAAHLGVGSVTTPLDGDSSFRKAHFKTHKIGFSWELKSHSRYQAIVSHSQNVKAPKVAVSPLDLEDAKEPPLNLYKPKDSYTATILSVERLVGPKAPGETCHIVIDHGGNVPYWEGQSYGVIPPVGKRNRRILGCRYG; encoded by the exons ATGCACACTCAAAATGTCAACCCTGGCTGCACCTACCCTTTGACGTCCTTGAAAAGCTCGTCAATCATCTCGcctataatatattatattagaCTGCTGCTAGATTCAGTTACGATCATGGCTGCTGCTGCTGCACATTTGGGCGTT GGTTCCGTAACCACCCCTCTCGATGGTGACTCATCGTTTCGGAAAGCACATTTCAAG ACCCACAAGATTGGCTTCTCATGGGAGCTAAAATCACACTCAAGATACCAAGCCATAGTGTCACACTCACAAAATGTTAAGGCCCCTAAAGTTGCAGTTTCACCCTTGGATCTTGAAGATGCAAAAGAACCTCCACTCAACTTATATAAGCCAAAGGACTCATACACTGCAACCATTCTCTCTGTTGAAAGGCTTGTAGGCCCCAAAGCACCTGGAGAGACTTGTCATATTGTAATTGATCATGGTGGCAATGTTCCCTATTGGGAAGGACAAAGTTACGGTGTAATTCCACCG GTTGGGAAAAGGAATAGAAGAATACTCGGCTGCAGATATGGATGA